The following are encoded in a window of Methanobrevibacter ruminantium M1 genomic DNA:
- the trpB gene encoding tryptophan synthase subunit beta, which yields MSRGRFGVHGGQYMSETLMNELLNLEKQYNHFKEDPEFIEELNTLLKEYAGRPSLLYYAKRMTEDLGGAKIYLKREDLNHTGAHKINNVLGQCLLAKKMGKTRVIAETGAGQHGVATATAAALLDMECEVFMGEEDTKRQALNVFRMELLGAKVHTVTTGSKVLKDAVNDAFREWISRVDDTHYVIGSTMGPHPFPTIVRDFQAVISQEMKEQILELEGKLPNMVIACVGGGSNAMGSFYNFLDDEEVELVGVEAAGKGIDTEYHAATIAKGELGIFHGMKSYFCQGNYGQIAPVYSISAGLDYPGIGPEHAYLHDIGRAKYVSATDDEAVEAFEYLSRTEGIIPAIESSHAIAHAMRVAGDMDKDDIIIINVSGRGDKDVAAIARYKGVELYE from the coding sequence ATGAGTAGAGGTCGATTTGGAGTTCATGGTGGACAATACATGTCTGAAACCTTAATGAATGAACTTCTTAACTTAGAAAAACAATATAATCATTTTAAAGAAGACCCTGAATTTATAGAAGAGTTAAACACTCTTTTAAAGGAATATGCAGGAAGGCCTTCTTTATTATACTATGCAAAAAGAATGACAGAGGATCTTGGAGGAGCAAAGATCTATCTAAAGCGTGAAGACTTAAACCATACTGGTGCACATAAGATAAACAATGTTCTTGGACAGTGTCTGCTTGCTAAAAAGATGGGCAAAACCAGAGTGATTGCAGAAACCGGTGCAGGTCAGCATGGTGTTGCAACAGCTACTGCTGCAGCCTTATTGGACATGGAATGTGAAGTCTTTATGGGTGAAGAGGACACAAAGCGTCAAGCATTGAATGTATTCCGTATGGAACTTCTAGGAGCTAAGGTTCATACAGTAACAACAGGCTCTAAAGTCCTTAAGGATGCAGTAAACGATGCTTTTAGAGAATGGATTTCAAGAGTGGATGACACCCATTATGTAATAGGTTCCACTATGGGTCCACATCCATTTCCAACTATAGTTCGGGACTTTCAGGCAGTGATAAGTCAGGAAATGAAAGAACAGATTCTAGAGCTAGAAGGCAAGCTTCCAAATATGGTTATTGCCTGTGTCGGTGGAGGAAGCAATGCGATGGGTTCATTTTACAATTTCCTGGATGATGAGGAAGTGGAGCTGGTTGGAGTTGAAGCTGCAGGAAAGGGAATAGACACTGAATACCATGCGGCTACAATTGCAAAAGGAGAGCTTGGAATATTCCATGGAATGAAATCCTATTTCTGCCAAGGCAATTATGGTCAGATTGCTCCTGTATATTCAATATCAGCAGGTCTTGACTATCCTGGAATTGGTCCTGAACATGCCTATTTGCATGATATAGGAAGAGCAAAATATGTCTCAGCTACCGACGATGAGGCAGTGGAAGCCTTTGAATACCTATCAAGAACGGAAGGAATCATTCCAGCAATAGAATCCTCCCATGCAATAGCCCATGCAATGAGGGTTGCAGGAGATATGGATAAGGATGATATAATCATCATTAATGTTTCAGGTCGTGGAGATAAGGATGTGGCAGCTATTGCCCGATATAAGGGAGTTGAATTATACGAATAA
- the trpA gene encoding tryptophan synthase subunit alpha — protein sequence MEKDIKISDAFKDGKAFIGFLTAGDPTIEKTVEYVLAMEEAGCDLVEIGIPFSDPVAEGPVIQEANIRALSNNTNTDDVFEAIRQIREKSDVPLVFLTYINPVFYYGYDKFFKRCQELNVCGIISPDLPYDEKDEILEVTKKYGVDIISLIAPTSKERIQMIASEASGFIYVVSSLGVTGMRSEIRTDLKSIISDIKEVTDVPTAVGFGINTPEQAKNISKVADGVIVGSAIVNIIAEHGENAREPLANYVKSMKDAISK from the coding sequence ATGGAGAAAGATATAAAGATTAGCGATGCATTTAAAGATGGAAAAGCTTTCATCGGATTTTTAACCGCTGGAGATCCTACAATTGAAAAGACAGTTGAATATGTGCTGGCAATGGAAGAGGCAGGTTGCGACCTTGTAGAGATTGGAATTCCTTTCTCAGACCCTGTAGCTGAAGGGCCAGTCATTCAGGAAGCAAATATAAGGGCACTATCAAACAATACAAACACTGATGATGTCTTTGAGGCAATAAGACAAATAAGAGAAAAGTCAGATGTTCCTTTAGTATTTCTAACTTACATCAATCCAGTGTTCTATTATGGATATGACAAGTTCTTCAAAAGATGCCAGGAACTTAATGTCTGTGGAATAATATCTCCAGACCTTCCATATGATGAAAAGGATGAGATATTGGAGGTAACAAAGAAATATGGTGTTGATATAATTAGCCTGATTGCACCTACTTCAAAGGAACGCATACAAATGATTGCAAGTGAAGCAAGTGGATTTATCTATGTTGTTTCATCATTAGGAGTCACTGGTATGAGAAGTGAGATTAGGACGGATTTAAAATCAATAATTAGTGATATAAAGGAAGTTACTGATGTTCCAACAGCTGTTGGTTTTGGTATCAACACTCCAGAACAAGCTAAAAATATCTCAAAAGTTGCAGATGGTGTTATTGTAGGGAGTGCAATTGTTAATATTATTGCAGAGCATGGGGAAAATGCAAGAGAGCCTCTTGCAAATTATGTTAAATCAATGAAAGATGCTATTTCCAAGTAG
- a CDS encoding MFS transporter, with protein sequence MQGKTLDTRTRNLILILFLIGVFMGSLDTGIIGPVLPSIEQSFHLTSRESSWIFTLFVITFMIGSPVMAKFSDFYGRKKIFILDVLLFGIGSCLIAASISIELIFLGRLIQGFGCGGIFPVAGAFVGDGFPLEERGKALGILGSVFGISAIGGPLVGAALIPYGWNWCFTINIPIAIFLIIFAWYILPDSDNDRKLKIDYLGILILSLLAIFLSYGLNQIDSSNFIASLLSLNVLPFLVIFIILIPIFLKVEKKAEESIVPIHMLKNKEISIACIETLCYGIIYSSAIFIPSLVILSMGLDDQLASLMLIPILGANAVAAPILGKILDKTGSKKLMAMGTMILAIGLIAIAIYPSNLIFFIIAGCLIGVGLVTIIGAPLRYIVLTEAKPYERGAGQAIVNMLSSAGQLIGGALIGGIIASFTGILGYQVSLIIAAIVALIAFAFTLRLKGRDEQIATMKANQ encoded by the coding sequence ATGCAAGGTAAAACACTAGACACAAGAACACGCAACTTAATACTCATTCTATTTTTAATAGGCGTATTCATGGGCTCATTGGACACAGGAATAATTGGACCTGTCCTTCCCTCAATCGAACAGAGCTTCCATCTGACAAGCCGAGAATCAAGCTGGATATTTACATTATTTGTAATCACATTCATGATTGGTTCTCCAGTAATGGCCAAATTTTCAGACTTCTATGGAAGAAAAAAGATATTCATCCTTGACGTTCTTCTTTTTGGAATAGGATCTTGCCTAATAGCAGCATCCATAAGCATAGAATTAATATTTTTAGGCAGACTCATACAAGGATTCGGCTGTGGAGGAATATTCCCAGTAGCGGGGGCATTTGTAGGAGACGGATTCCCATTGGAAGAGAGAGGAAAGGCATTGGGAATTCTTGGAAGCGTATTTGGAATATCAGCAATAGGAGGGCCTCTTGTAGGAGCAGCATTAATCCCCTATGGCTGGAACTGGTGTTTTACAATAAACATTCCAATTGCAATATTTCTAATTATCTTTGCATGGTACATACTGCCAGACTCAGATAACGATAGAAAACTAAAGATAGACTATTTAGGAATACTAATATTAAGCTTGCTAGCCATATTCTTATCCTACGGGCTTAATCAAATAGACTCAAGCAATTTTATAGCGAGCCTACTCTCTCTAAATGTACTTCCATTCTTAGTAATATTCATAATTCTAATCCCAATATTCCTAAAGGTAGAGAAAAAAGCCGAAGAGTCAATCGTGCCAATCCATATGCTAAAGAATAAGGAAATATCAATTGCATGCATAGAAACCTTATGCTATGGAATAATCTACTCTTCAGCAATTTTCATACCATCACTGGTAATCCTTTCAATGGGATTGGACGACCAGCTTGCAAGCCTTATGCTGATTCCAATACTTGGAGCAAATGCAGTTGCAGCACCGATTCTTGGAAAAATCCTGGATAAAACAGGCTCAAAGAAGCTTATGGCAATGGGAACAATGATTCTTGCAATAGGGCTTATTGCAATTGCAATCTATCCAAGCAATCTAATATTCTTCATAATAGCCGGATGCCTTATTGGAGTGGGACTTGTAACAATAATAGGAGCGCCGTTAAGATATATAGTCCTCACCGAAGCAAAGCCATATGAAAGAGGAGCAGGCCAAGCCATAGTAAATATGCTATCAAGTGCAGGACAGCTGATAGGAGGAGCCCTGATTGGAGGAATAATCGCATCATTTACAGGAATTTTAGGCTATCAGGTCAGTCTTATCATAGCTGCAATAGTTGCACTGATTGCATTTGCATTCACCTTAAGATTAAAAGGCCGTGATGAGCAGATAGCTACTATGAAGGCCAATCAATAA
- a CDS encoding MATE family efflux transporter translates to MANENVELMRGAPEIAVKKLAIPIMISMLLTASYNIIDGIFVAGLGQAAIAGIGFVTPIFMILNGVSVGLGSGATSSISRFVGAKNHEGANKSATHALLIFLIASIILTIIFLFIQEPLLRTYGASGQSLAEGLKYGSPLFLGLFTFMFANGGSGILRGEGDMKRAMYAVIVSVILNTCLDPIFIYTLGMGSAGASLATIVSSAGSAIVIMYWILIKKDTWVHVELKNFKFDSNIAKDILKVGIPASMDMFMMSLAVSLYLIFISTIGGEFGIAAFTSGQRLYLFAIMPLTSIGSAVAAVAGSAYGARNGDYLSRTHIYGAKFGIAFGTAVTIILIAFAPQLATIFAYTPETAPLVPEITQFLRIASLCLPLTGAGMCSSFLYQGIGKGTISLMWTIIREVIFTVSATYILGIVLGWGLVGIWTGLAIGRITASILNFTFARFTIKKIRENFGT, encoded by the coding sequence ATGGCAAATGAAAATGTAGAGCTAATGAGAGGAGCACCGGAGATAGCAGTTAAGAAACTGGCAATTCCAATCATGATTTCCATGCTCCTAACCGCATCATATAACATAATCGATGGAATATTCGTAGCAGGCTTAGGCCAGGCAGCAATTGCCGGAATAGGCTTTGTAACCCCAATATTCATGATACTAAACGGTGTAAGCGTAGGTCTTGGAAGCGGTGCAACAAGCAGCATAAGTCGTTTTGTAGGGGCTAAAAACCACGAAGGAGCAAACAAGTCAGCCACCCATGCCCTATTGATATTCCTTATAGCCTCAATAATCCTAACAATCATATTCCTCTTCATCCAAGAACCTCTCCTTAGAACATATGGAGCAAGCGGACAATCTCTAGCTGAAGGACTAAAATACGGAAGCCCCCTATTTCTAGGACTCTTCACATTCATGTTTGCAAATGGAGGAAGCGGAATTCTCCGTGGAGAAGGGGACATGAAAAGGGCAATGTATGCAGTAATTGTATCTGTAATATTAAACACATGCCTTGACCCTATCTTCATCTACACATTAGGTATGGGCTCAGCAGGAGCTTCCCTTGCAACTATAGTCAGCTCTGCAGGTTCAGCCATAGTCATAATGTATTGGATACTTATAAAGAAAGACACTTGGGTCCATGTGGAGCTAAAGAACTTCAAGTTCGATTCAAATATAGCAAAGGACATTCTAAAAGTAGGAATTCCTGCTTCAATGGACATGTTCATGATGTCACTAGCTGTCAGTCTTTATCTAATATTCATCTCAACAATAGGAGGAGAATTCGGCATAGCTGCATTCACATCAGGTCAAAGGCTATACCTATTTGCAATAATGCCTCTAACATCAATAGGAAGCGCAGTGGCAGCAGTAGCAGGAAGCGCCTATGGAGCAAGAAACGGAGATTACCTATCAAGAACACATATTTACGGCGCTAAGTTTGGAATAGCCTTTGGAACAGCAGTTACAATAATCCTTATAGCCTTTGCTCCACAGCTTGCAACAATATTTGCATACACTCCAGAAACTGCACCATTAGTCCCTGAAATAACCCAATTCTTAAGAATAGCAAGCTTATGCCTCCCACTGACAGGAGCTGGAATGTGTTCAAGCTTCCTATACCAAGGAATAGGAAAGGGAACAATCAGCCTCATGTGGACAATAATAAGAGAGGTAATATTTACAGTAAGCGCAACATACATCCTTGGAATAGTTCTAGGATGGGGATTGGTTGGAATCTGGACTGGACTTGCTATAGGAAGAATAACTGCAAGTATATTAAACTTCACATTTGCCAGATTTACAATCAAGAAGATTAGAGAGAACTTTGGCACATAA
- a CDS encoding MarR family winged helix-turn-helix transcriptional regulator, which produces MKESKHPDKFDSMPFIALIHHISQNKLRYARKNPNHIDMVHEGRYLMEIHKRKNLSQDDLANIFGQSKGTIAKALRKLEDKGYVERIINQNNRRKYILKTTQEGEKLAILLEEDLSSWEEAVGIDKLDDETKNQLRKIARKTEEILKEE; this is translated from the coding sequence ATGAAAGAAAGCAAACACCCAGATAAATTTGATTCAATGCCTTTTATTGCATTAATACACCACATATCCCAAAATAAACTAAGATATGCAAGAAAAAACCCTAACCATATAGACATGGTTCATGAGGGTCGCTATCTAATGGAGATACACAAAAGAAAGAATTTATCCCAAGATGATCTTGCAAACATATTCGGTCAAAGCAAAGGAACAATAGCAAAAGCACTTAGAAAGTTGGAAGATAAGGGATATGTAGAGAGAATCATTAACCAAAACAATAGAAGAAAATACATTCTTAAAACAACACAAGAAGGAGAAAAACTAGCTATTTTATTAGAAGAAGATTTATCAAGCTGGGAAGAAGCTGTTGGAATAGACAAACTAGATGATGAAACAAAAAATCAATTAAGAAAGATAGCTAGAAAAACAGAAGAAATACTAAAAGAAGAATAA
- the ung gene encoding uracil-DNA glycosylase, whose translation MIGNDWDNALEDEFNKDYFIKIKEFVEAEYKTKTIYPPKEEVFNAFKLCPLDNVKVVILGQDPYHEKGQAHGLAFSTPEGHPIPRSLKNIFKEIKEEYNYPIPDSGCLESWAKQGVFLLNTVLTVEEGNANSHSKCGWQTFTDNVIKILNQQDSPIVFLLWGKQAELKKELITNPNHLVLISSHPSPFSARRGFFGCNHFKLANEFLKDKGLEEIDWQIKNVQTTLI comes from the coding sequence ATGATTGGAAACGATTGGGACAATGCATTGGAAGATGAATTCAATAAAGACTACTTCATAAAGATAAAGGAATTTGTAGAAGCCGAATACAAAACAAAAACTATCTATCCACCTAAAGAAGAAGTCTTCAATGCATTTAAGTTATGCCCATTAGACAATGTAAAAGTGGTAATTTTAGGCCAAGACCCATACCATGAAAAGGGACAGGCCCATGGCCTTGCATTCTCCACCCCTGAAGGCCATCCAATCCCAAGATCTCTTAAAAACATCTTTAAGGAAATTAAAGAAGAGTACAACTATCCAATTCCAGATTCAGGATGCCTTGAATCATGGGCAAAGCAAGGAGTTTTCCTTCTAAACACAGTCCTTACAGTGGAGGAAGGAAATGCCAACTCCCATAGCAAATGCGGATGGCAGACATTTACAGACAATGTAATAAAAATATTAAACCAACAAGATTCCCCTATCGTTTTTCTATTATGGGGAAAACAGGCAGAATTAAAAAAAGAACTCATTACAAATCCTAATCATTTAGTACTAATTTCTTCCCACCCATCACCATTCTCAGCAAGAAGAGGATTTTTTGGATGCAATCATTTCAAGTTAGCTAATGAATTTCTAAAGGACAAGGGCTTAGAAGAGATTGATTGGCAAATAAAAAATGTGCAGACCACTTTGATATAA
- a CDS encoding flavodoxin family protein, which yields MKYLIINGSPRKKNTWAMVKQAKTNLEGEFEEIQLMKTKIPMCNGCFKCIMEGEDKCPHFETVHPIVEKIKEADGLIITSPVYAMNVTGLIKNFFDHTAYIYHRPEFFDKKALIIVSTAGAGHKNVAKYMDETLRHWGFNKNHKITYACGGKDTINTEEINKTAQKFQKDVSSKKLHSPKFMDIVFYNVWRAMAVSKDPIKADKEYWEATGLVNYDFAPNVKLGFFKGIFAKIVFAMMKKVIK from the coding sequence ATGAAATATCTAATTATTAACGGTTCCCCAAGGAAGAAAAACACATGGGCCATGGTAAAGCAAGCTAAAACAAACCTAGAAGGTGAATTTGAAGAGATTCAATTAATGAAAACAAAAATACCAATGTGCAATGGCTGCTTTAAATGCATAATGGAAGGGGAAGATAAATGCCCTCACTTTGAAACAGTACATCCAATCGTAGAAAAGATAAAAGAAGCTGACGGACTCATAATAACAAGCCCAGTTTATGCTATGAATGTCACAGGACTTATAAAGAACTTCTTTGACCATACTGCATATATCTACCACAGACCAGAATTCTTTGATAAGAAAGCTCTAATCATAGTATCAACTGCAGGGGCAGGTCATAAGAATGTAGCCAAATATATGGATGAAACCCTTAGACATTGGGGATTTAATAAGAACCATAAGATAACTTATGCCTGCGGCGGAAAAGACACAATAAACACAGAAGAGATAAATAAGACAGCGCAGAAGTTCCAAAAGGACGTTAGCTCCAAAAAACTCCACTCCCCTAAATTTATGGATATTGTATTTTACAATGTTTGGAGAGCAATGGCAGTAAGTAAAGATCCAATAAAAGCAGATAAGGAATATTGGGAAGCAACCGGACTTGTAAATTATGATTTTGCACCAAATGTAAAATTAGGATTCTTTAAAGGAATATTTGCTAAAATAGTCTTTGCCATGATGAAAAAAGTAATTAAATAA
- a CDS encoding GNAT family N-acetyltransferase — protein MAKKNTKEKIFDSSIDLFSQYGYTNTSIRQIAKEVGIKESSIYNHYQSKEAILESILNYYISEMLKEEAPIMQSNDNLDLGFEYFYKQGSDRFLSKLSEERMMKITRIFLVGSYHNEKMKAFVKEGIIDYAIKGWEELFNLMKEKEIIRKDANSKQLAESFYSYGIFLLYEHFIFNYPEDDEKFLKDFERRTTDHMKIIFNSVKINNEESKIDNNKNNPSSNHDKENKELETEIMRLEEEKDYKKVENLVRDAFWNIYRPGAYEHFIVYNLREDPSFIKDLAYIIEEDDEIIGHINYSKGNLNLYKKNNQGMEKINDWNEEAVVLGPIAINPKYQNQGYGFRLIKHTLRLAKNKNIPYVFVIGDENYYNRFGFESASKYNLFLEGTDTSEENPFFMIRIFKDLFKDKDYDRGIFYNPKVFNVSQDDVDKFDENFEYKQKRVQEGQLE, from the coding sequence ATGGCTAAAAAGAATACAAAAGAAAAGATATTTGACTCTTCAATTGATTTATTCTCCCAATATGGATATACAAACACATCCATACGACAAATCGCCAAAGAAGTAGGAATAAAGGAAAGCTCAATCTATAACCACTACCAAAGCAAGGAAGCAATATTGGAATCAATATTAAACTATTATATCAGCGAAATGCTAAAGGAAGAAGCTCCTATTATGCAATCCAACGACAATCTGGATTTAGGATTTGAATATTTCTATAAGCAGGGCAGCGACAGATTCCTATCAAAACTCTCTGAAGAGAGAATGATGAAAATCACAAGAATATTTCTGGTAGGATCGTATCACAATGAAAAGATGAAGGCTTTTGTAAAGGAAGGAATCATTGACTATGCAATAAAAGGTTGGGAAGAGCTGTTCAATCTAATGAAAGAAAAAGAAATCATAAGAAAAGATGCAAACAGCAAACAGCTTGCAGAATCTTTCTATTCATATGGAATATTCCTATTATATGAACATTTCATATTCAACTATCCTGAAGATGATGAAAAGTTCCTAAAGGACTTCGAAAGAAGAACAACCGATCATATGAAGATAATATTTAACTCAGTTAAAATAAACAATGAAGAATCTAAAATAGACAATAATAAAAACAATCCATCCTCCAATCACGATAAAGAAAACAAAGAATTAGAAACAGAAATCATGAGATTGGAAGAGGAAAAGGACTACAAAAAAGTTGAAAATCTTGTAAGAGATGCATTTTGGAACATATATCGTCCAGGAGCTTATGAACACTTTATCGTCTACAATCTAAGAGAAGACCCAAGCTTCATAAAGGACCTGGCATACATTATAGAGGAAGATGATGAAATAATAGGACATATAAACTATTCTAAGGGAAATCTGAACCTTTATAAGAAAAACAATCAAGGAATGGAGAAGATAAACGATTGGAATGAGGAAGCAGTTGTTCTTGGCCCAATAGCAATCAATCCAAAATACCAAAACCAGGGATATGGATTCAGATTGATAAAGCATACCTTAAGACTTGCAAAAAACAAGAACATTCCATATGTCTTTGTAATAGGGGATGAGAACTATTATAACAGATTTGGATTTGAAAGCGCATCTAAATACAATCTATTTCTGGAGGGAACAGATACAAGCGAGGAAAATCCATTCTTCATGATAAGAATATTTAAAGACCTTTTTAAAGACAAGGACTACGACAGAGGAATCTTCTACAATCCAAAAGTCTTTAACGTCAGCCAAGATGACGTAGATAAATTTGATGAAAACTTTGAGTATAAGCAAAAGAGGGTTCAAGAAGGACAGTTGGAATGA
- a CDS encoding Fic family protein, with the protein MFDAKFQYTNKIINNLMEISTIKEFILNSQILPSYDILLRNKAIITSSYNSTSIEGNPLDFKQVTKLFNLKQENKLDELKLNKSEIEVLNYFKTLENLDNYEKIDEETILDIHKNITEGTLKDPNMAGKFRDSPVVIGNIKTGQLNYVPPSPIKVPYLIRELLDWADVQEDLNPIILAGIFHYEFVRIHPFVDGNGRNARALATLILLLKDFDIKRYFSLDEYYNQDRQSYYNALQSADKSQDLTEWLEYFSTGFLVSLSNVKKDIESISRFDIKMNGKIKLNEKEIKILEFIEKNNSIKNKEVQDLLNLSAQRSHFYINELVKKGLIKSKGKGRSTVYIFK; encoded by the coding sequence ATGTTTGATGCAAAGTTTCAATATACCAATAAAATCATCAATAATTTGATGGAAATTTCCACCATCAAGGAATTTATTTTGAATTCCCAAATTTTGCCTTCCTATGACATTTTACTAAGAAATAAAGCAATAATCACATCTTCTTATAATTCAACATCCATTGAAGGAAATCCATTGGATTTTAAACAAGTAACAAAATTATTTAATTTAAAACAGGAAAATAAATTAGATGAGCTTAAATTAAATAAATCTGAAATAGAAGTTTTAAATTACTTTAAAACACTTGAAAATTTAGATAACTATGAAAAAATTGATGAAGAAACTATTTTAGATATTCATAAAAATATCACTGAAGGAACCCTTAAAGATCCTAATATGGCAGGAAAATTCAGAGATTCTCCAGTAGTAATTGGGAATATAAAAACAGGCCAACTTAATTATGTGCCTCCAAGCCCTATTAAAGTTCCTTATTTAATCAGGGAATTATTGGATTGGGCAGACGTTCAAGAGGATTTAAATCCAATCATTCTTGCAGGAATCTTCCACTATGAATTCGTTAGAATTCATCCTTTTGTAGATGGCAATGGAAGAAATGCAAGAGCATTAGCTACTTTAATACTTCTTTTAAAAGATTTTGACATAAAAAGATATTTTTCCCTTGATGAATATTATAATCAGGATAGGCAATCCTACTACAATGCATTGCAATCTGCAGATAAGTCTCAAGATTTAACTGAATGGCTAGAATATTTTTCCACAGGATTTTTAGTTTCATTATCCAATGTTAAAAAGGATATTGAAAGCATATCCCGTTTTGATATAAAAATGAATGGCAAAATTAAATTAAACGAAAAAGAGATTAAAATATTGGAGTTTATTGAAAAAAACAATTCCATAAAAAATAAGGAAGTTCAGGATCTGCTTAACTTATCTGCCCAAAGGTCCCATTTTTATATTAATGAATTAGTTAAAAAAGGATTGATTAAGTCAAAAGGCAAAGGCAGAAGCACTGTTTATATATTTAAATAG